The Syntrophotalea acetylenivorans genome contains the following window.
GGCCTTCGCGGTACATGACCTGAACCGCAAAAACGGTTCCACCATAGCCAACATCATGTTACGCGACAGCGCTGTAGACGTGATCATTGGCTGCGGCCATCCCTTCTTTGACGGAGACGGTCGCCGACTCCCTGCGGCCCGCACCTTTAAGTCCGTCGGTGATAAAGACACCTGGGCTGAGCTGCAGGCAGGCTCCCTGGGCGGCGATGCCGACGGTGACGGCCGGGCCGACCCCTGGACCCTTGTTGAGGAACGCAGCGCTTTTCAGCAACTGGCCATGGGCGCCGCCCCCAAGCGACTGCTCGGTATTCCCCAGGCAGGCAAGACCCTGCAACAGGGGCGCAGTGGAGAGTTGCACGCGCGGCCCTACGCGGTGCCTTTGCTTAAAACCGTGCCGACGCTGACCGAATTGAGCCGCGCGGCCCTCAACGTTCTCGACAACGATCCTGACGGGTTTTTCCTGATGATTGAAGGAGGGGCGGTAGACTGGGCCAGCCACGACAACCAGTCGGGGCGCATGATCGAGGAACAGCTCGACTTCGACCGCACGGTGGCGGCAGTGGTTCGCTGGGTGGAAACTCAGAGCAGCTGGGAAGAGACCCTGCTGATCGTCACCGGAGATCACGAAACCGGCTGCCTCACCGGTTCCGGTTCCGATCCGGATTGGCAGCCCCTTGTCAACCGAGGCCGAAATCAGCTACCGGGAATGGAATGGCACCACGACTACCACACCAACAGCCTGATTCCGCTGTTTGCCAAGGGCCAGGGAGCCGAAAGGTTGCTTCGCATGGTTCAGGGCCACGACCCGGTGCGCTGTGCCTACATTGACAATACCGCCGTGGCCAAAGCTGCCTTTGCGGCATTTACAGCATTAGAATGATTTCTCATCCCAGCCAGAAAAGGGTCACTTAACAACCTTATATATACATTGACTGGTTTTAAACCAGCAGCCCCTTCGACCACTGTTGGCAAAAGAAACGGACCGATAATTTCAGCAATCAACTTCCGAAAGAGGGGCCGCCCAAAGAAATTGCTGTTGTTGTAAGACCTGGGTTCAATTCGTAAGTGCAACTTTGCACGGTTGGTTTAAGTGAGCAAGCTGCGGTAGCATCTATGCCACCTAGACTAGCCGGTCAAAGGAGCACAGATGAAAAACTACACGCAGCTTGCCCAAGAGCAAAGATACCAGATTTACGCTCTCAAGAAAGCAGGGCATTCGCAATCTAAAATCGCCGAGGTGCTCGGAGTAAACAAGGCAACGATCAGCCGTGAACTCAAGCGCAACTGCGGGCAACGGGGCTACCGCCCCAAGCAAGCCCATCAGCTGGCTCAAAAAAGACATCGGGAAAAGCCTCGCATTCGAATCACCGCTGAGACTTGGTCCCTGATCAAAAGTCGTCTTCGGCTCGACTGGAGCCCCGAGCAGATTTCTGGCTGGCTGCGCAGAACCGGTCGCCCCTCGGCGAGCCATGAACGAATCTACCAATACGTTCTGGCGGATAAGAGTACTGGAGGCGACCTGTACAAACATCTACGCTGTCAAAAACAACGCAAGAAGCGTTATGGCGCTAGAGACCGTCGCGGCCAGCTACCTGATCGACAATGTATCAAGACCAGACCCGCCATTGTAGAGCATCGTTCTCGCCTGGGCGATTGGGAGCTTGATACGGTTATCGGCAAAGGGCATAAGCAGGCCATTGTTTCGTTAACGGACCGCAAAGCTCGCCTAGCCCTAATTGCAAAAGTTGAGAGAAAGACCGCTGACCAAGTGGCAACAACGATCATCCGATTACTCAGTCCCCATGACGATCGAGTTCATACGCTGACCTCGGACAACGGCAAAGAGTTTGCCCGACACAAGGATATTGCCAAGGCCCTAACAGCCGATTTTTACTTTGCTCGACCCTACGCATCATGGGAGCGAGGGACCAACGAAAACATGAACGGCCTGATTCGCCAGTATTTTCCCAAAGACCGTGACTTGAGAACGGTTACTGACGAAGAAATTCAGTTTGCGATGGAGCGGCTGAATAATCGACCAAGAAAGTGCCTTGGTTATCGAACCCCGAACGAGGTATTCTTCAGCAAGGAATCCGTTGCACTTGTTAGTTGAATCCGCCAGATAATTCAAGAAGGGTTAGTCTTCTTCTTAGCTACGCGACAGCATGCTCCACGCAGTGGCAGCCCTTTTTTGCCTACTTTTTGTTGGCTTGGACAAAAAGCAGGGCGTCTGGCGGGCCGCGACCCGCCGATCTTGCGACTTTTCAAGGTCAAACACTTAAACACGTTATCAAGAGAAGGAGAGATCACATGACACCTGTAGCCATCTACACTGAAAGTTTCGGCGCTTACGCCTACAGCGTCTTCAAAGAAGACGAAGGCAAATACTACCTGGTTATCAACGAAGAACCCTATTGTGAAGACGGTGAAGTGTTTCACGGCAGCTTCAGTGAAGTCAGCGCCAAACTGGAAGAAGTAAAGCTCGCCCAGAGCGATAACCCAGAGGAGTAACCAACCTCTGGCGTCATAACCTGCGAGAGCAGCGAAACGGTTTACTTCTTCGCCTTACAGCCGTTACAATATCCCCATGCAACGACCCTGCGCCACAGCCGAATTTATCTCTTACGAAGAGACCATTCCCTCCTTGCTGAAAAACATCGGCGCGCCCGAACTGCTCCGCCGCCAGCAGCGCATCCTGATCAAACCCAACCTGGTCAATGCCTCCCCGCCGCCGGTAACTTTGCCGGTGGCCGCTTGCGCCGCCCTGGTGCGAGCCTGCCGCCAATGGAGCGACGCGGAGATCATCATCGCCGAGGGAACCGGCGAAAAACATCTGACCACCGATGAGGTATTCGCCATCCACGGCTACGACCGATTGGCAAAAGAAGAGGGAATCGAGCTGGTCGACCTCAATGAAGCGGGGTTGATTGAACTGCGCGATCCGCGCAACAAAGTCTTTCCTACCTTTATGATGCCACGCCTGGTGATGGAGAGCTTTGTCCTCTCTGCCGCAGTCCTCAAGGCCCATTCCCTATCCACCGTCACCCTGAGCATGAAAAACATGATCGGCGTGGCGCCACCGGCCTACTACCAGCGCGGCGGTCATTGGAAAAAGTCGGCCTTTCATAAACAGATGCAGAGTTCGATCTTCGAGCTGAACCGCTATCGGAAACCAGACCTGGCCTTCATCGACGCCAGCATTGGCCTTTCCGATTATCACCTCGGCGGGCCGACCTGCGATCCGCCGGTCAATAAACTGGTGGGCGGTTTCGACCCCGTAGCCGTTGATGCTGTCGGCTCCGAGCTGCTCGGCTTTCCCTGGCAACAGGTAGGGCATATCAAAATGGCGGATGGGGAGTTGGGCAGGGCTGACTCTTTTCCCCCAATCCACGAATAGGACCGTTCAGAGATTCTTTTTGCATACCTCTTGCCCGTCCTGCATAGGCAGGCCCTGCTTCTCCAACACATGCCTCCAGGTTTCAAATTCAAGTCGCCAAATAACGACGTGACGAAAATTCAATTTTTCGAAATCCTGAATCCCAAGCCCTGATTCAATCGCGATATTCAAACCATCAAGTCATAAAAACAAATGCCAAAACAGCTGGTTTCATTCGGTAGACAAATCTAAAAGAAATTGAAAACAATATATTATGCGGTCTATTTCTCCCTCTTTGGTTAATTGGGACCAAATCTTGCTCTATCAGACTGGAAATCAACATCGGCCCGAACTTCTCTTAGTGACTCGATAATGGTCGGGCCCCTTACGTTTGCAGGTCGTCGCAATGCTATTTCAATATCTTAACGTGGAGAAAGTAAACATGAAAAAATGGCTACTTACGCTTTTGTTCTGTCTCATTTCTACCGGTGCATTTGCCGCATCTAACAGCTTTCAGGCGAGCATTACCCCCGATCTCGCCATCCATCCCAGAGGCACCCGCATCGGCGGCGTATCCCTGGGTATCTGGAGTGAAAATCCCCAAGACGCTCTAACACTCGGGATTGTCAACGGCTCCACGGGGACCAGTTCCGGTCTGTCCCTCGGCTTTTTGGCGAATTATGCGCAAAACTATAAAGGGTTGCAGTTGGCCTTCCTCGCCAACTACGCCTCGGGAACAGCCACCGGCGTGCAGGGAGCGGCGTTTAACTATGCGACCAAATTGCACGGTTTGCAGCTCGGTTTTATCAACTTTGCCGACACCTGCGACAAAGGGGTCCAAATTGGTATTCTCAACATCATGAATCAAACCAAAGGCTGGTTCACCGATCTCCCCAATGAAGTTGCACCGGGTATGGTCTTTATCAACTGGCGCTACTGATTCCAAAAAACGCGAAAGCCCGCCGGATGATCCCGGCGGGCTTCACTAGATGTCAAAACTCAATCCGCCAAACAGGGGATCGCTTTCTGACCCTTTCGGCGGATCAGCTGTTCTAGCCTCCCCCCTCCCTCTCCCGCACCACCTTCGATCAGCCCACTCGATAGATATAACTCAATAATTTCTTGAATGAATTCATAGAGATGTTTAATATGCGGAGGGTAAATTCATTCAAACCGCTGCTCCACTCTGCTGCATTCCATCGCTTGAAAGGAACCCCCCCATGGAAAACCAGCTGGATCTCGTCAAAAAAACCTCTCAATACATCAAACGCTCCATCACCCTGAAAATCATCTCCGTCGGCATCCTGATCCTGTTGCTGCTCATACCGGCCTCGATGGTCAAGGGCCTGATCCGGGAACGCCAGCAGCGGCGCGATACGGTGGTCCGGGAGATCAGCCAGAAATGGGGCGACAGCCAGACCATCACCGGGCCCTTTCTGACCGTGCCCTTCAAGACTTATTACAAGGACGACCGGGGCAAAACCCGCTTCAATCTCAAGTACCTGCATTTTCTTCCCGAAACACTCGACATCAGTGGCGACATGACTCCGGAGGTGCGTTATCGCAGCCTCTTTGAAGCAGTGCTGTACAACACCAGACTGACCTTTAACGGCAACTTCAAGCTGCCCCCTGCCAGTCAGCTGAACGTCGAACCAAAAAATATCCTCTGGAATAAGGCCTGTCTTTCCCTCGGTATCACCGACATGCGCGGCATCCGGGAGAAGATCGTCCTGGCCTTCAACGGGGTCGAATACAATGCCAACCCGGGACTCAAAACCACCGACCTGGCCGGAGCCGGGGTCAGCACCCTGGTCCAGCCCCTCTCGGCGCAAGCATCCAACGCTTTTTCCTTCGACCTGAACCTGAACGGCAGCGAGCAGATCGACCTGATCCCCGTCGGCGAAACCACCACCGTCCGCATGACCTCGCCCTGGCCTTCGCCCAGTTTTAACGGCGCCTTTCTGCCGGTAACCCGTGAAGTGAGTAAAGAGGGTTTTACCGCCGACTGGAAGGTGCTGCACCTGAACCGGAACTTCCCTCAGTTTTGGCAAGGCTCCAAGTACAAGGTCACCCCGTCGGCCTTCGGCCTTGAGCTGATCATGACCGCCGATATCTATCAGAAGTCGACGCGGCTGGCCAAATACGCCGTCATGTTCCTGGTCTTCACCTTTTTTGCCTTCTTCTTCTCCGAAATCATCAACAAGCGACGCATCCACCCGATCCAGTACCTGCTGGTCGGCATGGCCATCCTGATTTTCTACACCCTGGTCCTGTCATTGTCCGAGTACATCCCCTTCAACCTGGCCTACATCCTGTCGGCGGGCTCGGTGACCCTGCTTGTCTCAGGCTATGCCTGGGCCATCATCTCCAACAGCAAGTTCGCCCTGACCATCGCGGGGATTCTGAGCATCCTCTACTGCTACCTGTTTATCGTGCTGCAGCTCGAGGATTATGCGCTGATTCTAGGGAGTGTCGGGCTGTTGGTGATTCTGGCGCTGGTGATGTATGTGACGCGGAAGATTGATTGGTATGAGGTTGAAGCTGTGGCGCGGGAAGATGGAAAATAGCACTTGAATTCTAAGACCTTACCAGACTCGAAGCTTAGCGAATGAGCATGGTGTCCCCTGAACCCCTGTGAATTCAAATGGCTACAGACGAAAGCCGCCAGCTCTGCCATGCTCATGCTGCCAACTTCTTTCACAACGGCTTCCCTTTTTGCCTTGGACGCCGCCGTGACATGGTAAGGCGATTCCTTTCGGCCTCGGGATAAAAGCTCAGCGCTTTTTCCAGAAGGCTTTTCAGCTCTGCCAAAAATGGATAGCGCGGATCGAACGCATAGAGCCGCGTATTGCCGATCATGCGGCTGTACACCACCCTGCCGGCCTCCAGCTTCTCGAACTG
Protein-coding sequences here:
- a CDS encoding alkaline phosphatase yields the protein MFTPRHFFACLFLAVFSGVLPIAAGAAQRSPTKNVIIMISDGMGYNHSEAASIYANGRANCQVYADFPVRLAMSTYALDGSYAGEKAWASFESINQGATDSAAAATAMASGHKTHRGTIGMVPGKDGSLRPVENLVERAEKLGKASGLVTSVPFSHATPAAFAVHDLNRKNGSTIANIMLRDSAVDVIIGCGHPFFDGDGRRLPAARTFKSVGDKDTWAELQAGSLGGDADGDGRADPWTLVEERSAFQQLAMGAAPKRLLGIPQAGKTLQQGRSGELHARPYAVPLLKTVPTLTELSRAALNVLDNDPDGFFLMIEGGAVDWASHDNQSGRMIEEQLDFDRTVAAVVRWVETQSSWEETLLIVTGDHETGCLTGSGSDPDWQPLVNRGRNQLPGMEWHHDYHTNSLIPLFAKGQGAERLLRMVQGHDPVRCAYIDNTAVAKAAFAAFTALE
- a CDS encoding IS30 family transposase — encoded protein: MKNYTQLAQEQRYQIYALKKAGHSQSKIAEVLGVNKATISRELKRNCGQRGYRPKQAHQLAQKRHREKPRIRITAETWSLIKSRLRLDWSPEQISGWLRRTGRPSASHERIYQYVLADKSTGGDLYKHLRCQKQRKKRYGARDRRGQLPDRQCIKTRPAIVEHRSRLGDWELDTVIGKGHKQAIVSLTDRKARLALIAKVERKTADQVATTIIRLLSPHDDRVHTLTSDNGKEFARHKDIAKALTADFYFARPYASWERGTNENMNGLIRQYFPKDRDLRTVTDEEIQFAMERLNNRPRKCLGYRTPNEVFFSKESVALVS
- a CDS encoding DUF362 domain-containing protein is translated as MQRPCATAEFISYEETIPSLLKNIGAPELLRRQQRILIKPNLVNASPPPVTLPVAACAALVRACRQWSDAEIIIAEGTGEKHLTTDEVFAIHGYDRLAKEEGIELVDLNEAGLIELRDPRNKVFPTFMMPRLVMESFVLSAAVLKAHSLSTVTLSMKNMIGVAPPAYYQRGGHWKKSAFHKQMQSSIFELNRYRKPDLAFIDASIGLSDYHLGGPTCDPPVNKLVGGFDPVAVDAVGSELLGFPWQQVGHIKMADGELGRADSFPPIHE
- the creD gene encoding cell envelope integrity protein CreD: MENQLDLVKKTSQYIKRSITLKIISVGILILLLLIPASMVKGLIRERQQRRDTVVREISQKWGDSQTITGPFLTVPFKTYYKDDRGKTRFNLKYLHFLPETLDISGDMTPEVRYRSLFEAVLYNTRLTFNGNFKLPPASQLNVEPKNILWNKACLSLGITDMRGIREKIVLAFNGVEYNANPGLKTTDLAGAGVSTLVQPLSAQASNAFSFDLNLNGSEQIDLIPVGETTTVRMTSPWPSPSFNGAFLPVTREVSKEGFTADWKVLHLNRNFPQFWQGSKYKVTPSAFGLELIMTADIYQKSTRLAKYAVMFLVFTFFAFFFSEIINKRRIHPIQYLLVGMAILIFYTLVLSLSEYIPFNLAYILSAGSVTLLVSGYAWAIISNSKFALTIAGILSILYCYLFIVLQLEDYALILGSVGLLVILALVMYVTRKIDWYEVEAVAREDGK
- a CDS encoding ArsR family transcriptional regulator, giving the protein MAKFYATDLRAIQNQFEKLEAGRVVYSRMIGNTRLYAFDPRYPFLAELKSLLEKALSFYPEAERNRLTMSRRRPRQKGKPL